From Virgibacillus ihumii, the proteins below share one genomic window:
- a CDS encoding IS110 family transposase: protein MIYLGIDIGKRYHEAGFINEKGNSIGKTVRFANSKTGSDRLLKFLNQHQATPENCVCGMEATGHYWLSVFSFLHKLEFKVTVFNPMQSDALRNFYIRKTKTDVKDAFLIAQVIRIDSPKETPFIEEDLLQLRHLERLRYTLVDQSSDVKRKIIALLDQVFPEYEQIFSDVFGVSSTEVLLNYTLPEDLLNIDTDQLADLLNTVSKGRYGKTRARNKAEQLKDNAQNTFGVSIGTDVFRMQIQLLLEQIMLLEKQLVQIEETMMELSNKQEHFLTTITGVSHVTAAVVLGEIGSINRFERPGQLVAFAGLDASVNQSGEFNSSYTKISKRGSPYLRRAIWQAAFVASFNDPALSLYYQKLRNRGKAHGTAVGAVARKLTHIIFAILRDGQPYQPRA from the coding sequence ATGATTTATCTTGGCATTGATATTGGAAAACGGTATCACGAAGCTGGATTCATTAACGAAAAGGGCAATTCTATTGGAAAAACAGTACGTTTCGCTAATTCTAAAACAGGTAGTGATAGGCTGCTTAAATTCCTGAATCAGCATCAAGCCACGCCTGAAAATTGTGTTTGTGGTATGGAAGCCACCGGTCATTATTGGTTATCTGTTTTTTCTTTTCTTCATAAACTTGAGTTTAAGGTTACCGTTTTTAACCCGATGCAGTCCGATGCCTTACGGAACTTTTATATTCGTAAGACAAAAACAGATGTGAAAGATGCCTTTCTCATTGCTCAGGTGATTCGCATTGACTCCCCGAAAGAAACACCTTTTATAGAAGAAGATTTACTTCAACTTCGGCATCTTGAGCGATTACGTTATACTTTAGTTGACCAAAGCTCCGATGTTAAACGGAAAATCATTGCTTTATTAGACCAGGTATTCCCGGAATATGAACAGATCTTTTCTGATGTGTTCGGTGTTTCTTCCACTGAAGTTCTTTTAAACTATACATTACCGGAAGACCTACTAAACATTGACACCGATCAACTAGCCGACTTGCTCAACACTGTTAGTAAAGGACGTTATGGAAAAACAAGAGCACGTAATAAAGCAGAACAATTAAAGGATAATGCACAAAATACGTTTGGAGTATCTATCGGTACAGACGTTTTTAGGATGCAGATCCAACTTTTATTGGAACAAATTATGTTACTTGAAAAACAATTAGTACAAATTGAGGAAACCATGATGGAACTCTCGAATAAACAAGAACATTTTTTAACAACCATTACCGGAGTGAGTCACGTAACAGCTGCCGTCGTGTTAGGTGAAATTGGATCTATTAATCGTTTCGAGCGCCCTGGGCAGCTCGTAGCATTTGCCGGCTTAGATGCGTCCGTTAACCAATCGGGTGAGTTTAACAGTTCCTATACCAAGATATCGAAACGGGGCTCCCCTTACTTGAGACGCGCTATTTGGCAAGCAGCATTTGTGGCTAGTTTTAACGATCCTGCATTATCCCTTTATTATCAAAAGTTAAGAAACCGAGGTAAAGCCCATGGAACTGCGGTAGGTGCCGTCGCTCGGAAATTAACGCACATTATTTTTGCGATTTTGAGAGATGGACAACCCTATCAACCTCGTGCTTAA
- a CDS encoding Uma2 family endonuclease, whose amino-acid sequence MEGTKIVFPDISIICDKSGFTEARYVGVPNLVVEILSPSNQSHDLITKLNIYMNYGVTEYWVVNPMLDSITVYTLNDDKMYEQHDVKTKTGKITSKFLDGFQLDLAYIFSD is encoded by the coding sequence ATGGAAGGAACGAAAATTGTTTTTCCGGATATTAGCATTATTTGTGATAAAAGCGGTTTTACGGAGGCCAGATATGTCGGTGTTCCTAATCTGGTTGTTGAAATTTTAAGCCCTTCCAACCAATCCCATGATCTGATAACAAAGCTGAACATCTATATGAACTATGGTGTCACGGAGTATTGGGTAGTAAATCCGATGTTGGATTCGATTACGGTATATACATTAAATGATGACAAAATGTATGAACAACATGACGTGAAAACAAAGACAGGGAAAATCACATCTAAATTCCTGGATGGTTTTCAGCTTGATTTAGCGTACATTTTTTCAGATTAA
- a CDS encoding ABC transporter ATP-binding protein, producing MIEILNLTKRYDSFTALDDLNLTIDKGTVFGFVGPNGAGKSTTFSILATLLAPSSGSAYINGYDVTKDPKHVRKHIGYVPDFFGVYDQFKVHEYLDFYGASYHIASAERKTIIPQLLELVNLTDKTDAYVDLLSRGMKQRLCLARALIHDPEVLILDEPASGLDPRARVEMRGILRELKNMDKTIIISSHILPELSELCDELGVIENGQLIAHGNVSQIESQLQAQKVLLVTVNENVEHAISFFEDDPNVLEIDRSEQDAQLLQLSYQGTDDEQVALLKKAVGSGIPVLTLSQKQTNLEDIFMEITKGGE from the coding sequence ATGATCGAGATTCTGAATTTAACAAAACGATACGACTCATTTACAGCACTTGATGATCTAAACTTGACGATTGATAAAGGCACTGTGTTTGGGTTTGTCGGTCCAAATGGTGCCGGGAAATCAACGACCTTTTCCATTTTGGCAACGCTTTTAGCACCTAGCAGCGGCAGTGCATATATAAACGGTTATGATGTGACGAAGGATCCAAAGCATGTCCGGAAGCATATTGGGTATGTCCCTGATTTCTTTGGTGTTTATGATCAGTTTAAGGTGCATGAGTATTTGGATTTTTATGGTGCCAGTTATCATATTGCGAGCGCCGAAAGAAAAACAATCATTCCGCAGTTACTGGAACTCGTCAATTTGACGGACAAAACCGATGCCTATGTTGATTTGCTATCAAGGGGGATGAAGCAGCGCCTTTGCCTGGCAAGAGCATTAATCCATGATCCGGAAGTTTTAATATTGGATGAACCCGCTTCAGGGCTTGATCCTCGTGCAAGGGTTGAGATGAGAGGCATATTACGGGAACTGAAAAATATGGATAAAACAATCATTATTTCATCCCATATTCTCCCGGAACTATCCGAGCTCTGTGATGAATTAGGGGTTATTGAAAATGGTCAATTGATTGCACATGGGAATGTCAGTCAGATTGAAAGCCAGCTGCAGGCGCAAAAAGTGTTATTGGTCACGGTTAATGAAAATGTCGAGCATGCTATTTCTTTTTTTGAAGATGATCCGAATGTTCTTGAGATTGATCGGAGTGAACAGGATGCACAACTTCTGCAACTGTCGTATCAGGGGACGGATGATGAACAGGTGGCATTGTTGAAAAAGGCTGTTGGCAGTGGGATTCCTGTTTTAACGCTTTCGCAAAAACAAACGAATCTGGAAGACATCTTCATGGAAATTACCAAGGGGGGTGAGTAA
- a CDS encoding ABC transporter permease: protein MSRLQSLFINPVLNKEVKLRFRSFKNFLGIFLFLLVCGAVCLAFIYVETQFTRNSFTASDSKNLFMLLSMGQLGLIVFITPGLTAGSISGEREKQTLNIMLTTQQSSTSIILSKLFSSLLFLTLMLVASLPFYSIVFLYGGVSPQMVLVVFGYQLLTMLTIGSIGIMFSTLLKKTIVSTITTYGFMLFLVVGTFILFFLLMQLIFGASQGQMGPGTNNNFLPYLVLMLNPAAAMLTSFDMNMFVYQFQQLGIDLPLWIGFTLAYLTLTLVALFVAISKLRPGTRVKKKEAKKE from the coding sequence ATGAGTCGACTGCAGTCACTATTTATTAACCCGGTGTTAAATAAGGAAGTAAAACTGAGGTTTCGGTCGTTCAAAAACTTTTTGGGGATATTTTTGTTTCTGCTTGTTTGCGGGGCGGTTTGTCTGGCGTTTATCTATGTCGAAACACAGTTTACCCGGAATAGTTTTACAGCTTCCGACAGTAAAAATTTATTTATGCTGCTATCGATGGGGCAGCTTGGTTTAATCGTTTTTATTACGCCCGGCTTGACGGCAGGTTCAATCAGCGGGGAGAGGGAAAAGCAAACCTTGAATATTATGCTGACAACACAGCAGTCGTCAACATCGATTATTTTAAGTAAGTTGTTTTCTTCCCTTTTGTTTTTAACGTTAATGTTAGTTGCATCACTGCCTTTTTACAGTATTGTTTTCCTGTATGGCGGCGTTTCACCGCAGATGGTACTCGTTGTGTTTGGATATCAGTTATTAACGATGCTCACAATAGGAAGTATTGGAATCATGTTTTCGACACTTCTTAAGAAAACAATCGTATCTACTATTACCACTTACGGATTTATGCTGTTCCTGGTCGTAGGAACCTTCATTCTGTTTTTTCTTTTGATGCAATTAATCTTTGGAGCATCCCAAGGGCAAATGGGACCTGGTACCAATAATAATTTTTTGCCCTATCTGGTGTTGATGTTGAACCCGGCAGCAGCGATGCTCACCTCGTTTGACATGAATATGTTCGTATATCAATTTCAGCAGCTTGGGATTGACTTGCCACTTTGGATAGGGTTCACGCTGGCCTACCTTACACTTACGCTGGTGGCGTTATTCGTTGCAATCAGTAAGCTGCGTCCCGGTACAAGGGTGAAGAAAAAGGAAGCGAAAAAGGAGTAG
- a CDS encoding AAA family ATPase: MELQEQELIEVKERMESVKAEISRFIVGQHDVVEQLLWGIFAGGHVLLEGLPGLGKTMVVRKISEVMDLEFSRVQFTPDLMPTDITGTNMIQPNEQGGQSFVFHQGPLFSNIVLADEINRATPKTQSALLEAMGERTVTVMGEMHPLPEPFFVLATQNPIELEGTYPLPEAQMDRFIMKIDVAYPTREELKEIAVRTTGAVVQALEKLVDASFVVHAQQLAKQLLVADNVLDYAVNVTMATHPDHAHAPDGVKKYVHYGSGPRGLQSLIAIAKVRALFDGRYNVSKGDIKKVACSVLRHRLFLNFEGEAEQVDKDHLITELLESVEADLPKARK, from the coding sequence ATGGAATTACAGGAACAAGAATTGATCGAAGTAAAGGAACGAATGGAATCCGTTAAAGCAGAAATCAGCCGCTTCATCGTCGGGCAGCATGATGTGGTTGAACAGCTGCTCTGGGGAATATTTGCCGGAGGCCATGTTTTGCTGGAAGGGCTTCCCGGTCTTGGGAAAACAATGGTCGTACGCAAAATTTCTGAAGTGATGGATCTTGAGTTCTCTCGTGTACAGTTCACCCCGGATTTAATGCCAACAGATATTACTGGAACGAATATGATTCAGCCAAACGAGCAAGGCGGACAGTCATTCGTGTTTCATCAAGGCCCGCTTTTTTCCAATATTGTTTTAGCTGATGAAATTAACCGGGCGACTCCGAAAACCCAAAGTGCGCTGCTTGAAGCGATGGGTGAGCGAACTGTTACCGTAATGGGCGAAATGCATCCATTGCCGGAGCCGTTTTTTGTGCTTGCCACACAAAACCCGATTGAATTAGAAGGGACATATCCATTACCGGAAGCACAAATGGACCGGTTCATTATGAAGATTGATGTCGCCTATCCAACACGTGAAGAATTAAAAGAAATAGCGGTTCGGACAACAGGAGCGGTTGTGCAAGCGTTGGAAAAACTGGTGGATGCATCCTTCGTTGTTCATGCACAGCAATTGGCAAAACAGCTGCTGGTGGCGGATAATGTATTGGATTATGCTGTTAACGTTACGATGGCGACGCATCCGGATCATGCGCATGCACCGGACGGGGTGAAAAAATATGTTCACTATGGATCGGGACCAAGAGGACTGCAGAGTTTAATAGCAATTGCAAAGGTACGGGCATTATTTGACGGACGGTATAACGTGTCAAAGGGAGATATCAAAAAGGTCGCATGTTCGGTATTGCGCCATCGTCTGTTTTTAAACTTTGAAGGTGAGGCTGAGCAAGTGGACAAGGATCATCTGATTACAGAATTGCTTGAGTCTGTGGAAGCGGATCTTCCAAAGGCCCGGAAATGA
- a CDS encoding DUF58 domain-containing protein, with translation MSTLLSPVLSKRLANFKLASKRIVRGGHKGERRSQRQGSSLEFSDYRLYNPGDDLRQIDWNTYARTQKYYVKRFLDEQELSVSVYLDCSQSMGVMDEKWERARQLAAVFTFLTLTNADRLSFIPVGSPSNAYPYTKGRAMTNKVIDFIEETSLATGDERFGRHLIKQASQGRKGSLSVLISDFLDDPADLFSAIKKMQARRQQVLLVQVLLPEEADPDYIGDLQLIDIETAGRREVSMSPKAMRHYKQLFDNHMETIQSFCQKRGMDLVSCSTADSLEETIFSSLFRKGWMGR, from the coding sequence ATGAGTACGCTCCTATCACCAGTCCTGTCAAAGCGCCTGGCTAATTTTAAGCTTGCCTCCAAACGAATTGTCCGAGGGGGGCATAAGGGTGAACGGCGATCACAGCGACAGGGATCTTCCCTTGAATTTTCTGATTACCGGTTGTATAACCCTGGAGATGATCTCAGGCAAATTGACTGGAATACATATGCAAGAACACAAAAATATTATGTAAAGCGTTTTTTGGATGAACAGGAGCTTTCGGTTTCTGTCTATTTGGACTGTAGCCAATCAATGGGCGTCATGGATGAAAAGTGGGAGCGAGCAAGGCAGCTTGCCGCTGTTTTCACTTTTTTAACATTGACGAACGCTGACCGGTTAAGCTTTATACCAGTTGGTTCTCCTTCTAACGCTTATCCGTATACAAAAGGGAGGGCGATGACGAATAAAGTCATTGATTTTATTGAGGAAACTTCTTTAGCGACTGGTGACGAACGATTCGGCCGGCATCTGATTAAGCAGGCAAGCCAAGGCAGGAAAGGAAGTCTTAGTGTATTAATAAGCGATTTTTTGGATGATCCGGCTGATTTGTTTTCGGCAATAAAAAAGATGCAGGCCAGGCGTCAGCAGGTATTGCTTGTTCAAGTTTTGTTGCCTGAAGAGGCTGATCCCGACTACATCGGTGATCTGCAGCTTATTGATATCGAAACGGCTGGCCGTCGTGAAGTATCGATGTCCCCCAAAGCTATGAGGCATTACAAGCAATTGTTTGACAATCATATGGAAACCATCCAATCATTTTGTCAAAAGCGGGGGATGGACCTGGTTTCCTGTTCTACTGCTGATAGTCTGGAAGAAACTATTTTTTCATCACTATTTCGCAAAGGCTGGATGGGGAGGTGA
- a CDS encoding vWA domain-containing protein, with protein MGFLAPISFWFLSAIPILLVFYFFKKQYDQQTISSIYLWERTLQEWESDRWWNKLQKNLLLLLQLLILLFLIFALTRPFIVGEEVRGDHLVIVLDSSATMMAEQDGKSRFADAKQQALELIDQLGNEQKVSVVHAKKAPVLLASDQTDHAAVRDKIESLQVTYQHENLSDSLQLAQSLIQQGTGEIHIFTDNLDKESVSDQNFTNPIVVHNSEVLPKNISIQAFGVKQSGNQVSAIVTVKNESSEAADVTLSVSNDANTLEQLTKKVPANEQQTFSLTDLPIHDYYQVKIGDDAYPLDNVMYALLPKQQSPAVYLAGEVNPFIEQALLSAGMQVTTVPKDEDGNYSFPEQKPNAVYLLSGVKADQWPAGPKLIFSPSVGGPFDVKEKVELDYSLKQVGDVPILTYTDVSNVYLGQAFSIGDWNGLNPLVQSGDQVIIGKGMYKKSPMMLFAFDLNDSDWPLQPGFPILLATSIDELAGSGKSLGYYQPQKTAAIKLSTATDEAMIEQLDGEDIKQLDLGKSEVTMPTKPGIYQLHEKTATGSLFRHFVVQLDNEERTAESAQSFSIDTGQSEDTATLSKQEIWRVFAVIALFILFIEWEVYRRGISSR; from the coding sequence ATGGGTTTTCTGGCACCGATTTCCTTCTGGTTTTTAAGTGCTATTCCAATCTTACTTGTATTCTACTTCTTTAAGAAACAATATGATCAGCAAACGATATCATCTATTTATCTATGGGAACGGACACTCCAGGAATGGGAGTCAGATCGTTGGTGGAACAAACTGCAGAAAAATTTATTACTGTTGCTGCAGCTTTTAATTCTGCTTTTTCTGATTTTTGCATTGACCCGACCATTTATCGTTGGTGAGGAAGTACGTGGCGATCACCTGGTTATTGTCCTGGATTCATCCGCAACCATGATGGCCGAGCAGGATGGGAAAAGCCGATTTGCCGATGCCAAACAACAGGCACTGGAGTTAATTGATCAGTTGGGCAATGAGCAAAAGGTTAGTGTCGTCCATGCCAAAAAAGCTCCTGTCCTGCTTGCATCCGATCAGACGGATCATGCTGCTGTCCGTGATAAAATTGAATCATTGCAGGTGACCTATCAGCATGAGAACCTAAGTGATAGTCTGCAATTGGCGCAATCACTGATTCAACAGGGGACAGGGGAGATACACATCTTCACAGACAATCTCGATAAAGAAAGCGTATCTGATCAGAACTTTACGAATCCAATTGTGGTTCATAACAGCGAAGTATTACCAAAAAATATATCTATCCAGGCGTTTGGTGTTAAACAATCCGGCAATCAGGTTTCTGCAATTGTGACGGTGAAAAATGAATCATCAGAGGCTGCTGATGTTACACTATCCGTCAGCAATGATGCGAATACACTGGAACAGTTAACGAAAAAAGTACCTGCAAATGAACAACAAACGTTTAGCCTGACTGATTTACCAATCCATGATTATTACCAGGTAAAAATAGGTGATGATGCTTACCCCTTGGACAACGTGATGTATGCTTTATTGCCAAAACAGCAATCTCCTGCCGTTTATTTAGCGGGAGAGGTTAATCCGTTTATTGAGCAAGCACTTTTGTCAGCTGGAATGCAGGTAACAACGGTGCCAAAGGATGAAGATGGAAACTATTCTTTTCCGGAACAGAAGCCTAATGCTGTTTACCTTTTATCCGGGGTCAAAGCGGATCAATGGCCTGCTGGTCCGAAACTGATTTTTTCACCTTCCGTGGGAGGACCTTTTGATGTGAAAGAAAAAGTTGAATTGGATTACAGCTTAAAGCAAGTGGGGGACGTCCCGATACTAACCTATACCGATGTCAGTAATGTTTATTTAGGACAGGCATTTTCGATTGGTGATTGGAACGGGTTGAATCCGCTTGTTCAAAGTGGGGATCAGGTCATTATCGGTAAAGGGATGTACAAGAAGTCCCCGATGATGTTATTTGCATTCGATTTGAATGATTCCGATTGGCCGCTCCAGCCGGGATTTCCCATTTTGTTGGCAACGAGTATTGATGAGCTGGCAGGCAGCGGGAAATCACTTGGTTACTATCAACCACAAAAAACAGCAGCAATTAAACTATCCACCGCAACAGATGAAGCGATGATAGAACAATTGGACGGTGAGGATATCAAGCAGCTTGACCTTGGAAAGTCAGAGGTAACAATGCCAACTAAGCCGGGAATCTATCAACTTCATGAAAAAACAGCAACAGGATCATTGTTTCGTCATTTTGTTGTTCAGTTGGATAATGAAGAACGAACCGCTGAATCAGCCCAATCATTTTCCATTGATACTGGACAAAGTGAAGATACTGCAACACTATCCAAGCAGGAAATATGGCGTGTTTTTGCAGTGATCGCTTTATTTATATTGTTTATCGAGTGGGAGGTGTATCGACGTGGCATTTCAAGTCGATAA
- a CDS encoding VWA domain-containing protein, translating into MAFQVDNPLWFLVFIPMAAVIYLYWRSDTPLGGGRKIVLTALRTIIFTLIILALAGVQLRWPIQQMATVFVVDWSHSMADNEGLMLEKVNNAIDDKAAEDEAGIVSTGREAAVEIPLSEQTDGIQDFQTEINRSYTNLASGLQLAGSLFSSDDKGRVVLMTDGNENMDDAVRQASYLNRRGYIVDVLPFSSVYKDDVAISSFDVPENIYLGEQAAISLKIDSTIDTTSQVRITMDGETIIDQSVDLNKGTNQLSFKPLISTDGFHTFNAEIVSAEDQVIENNQLSAFAETKGLPHVLIVEGKNGAAANLEKALDASAVQVETVPPELLPGQLSSYLTYDSIIFSNVSAHMTTKKQMELIERAVKDFGVGFVMTGGNQSFGVGGYFKTPIERLLPVNMDLKGKKELPSLGLYIVLDKSGSMMGSKISLAREAAARSVELLREKDTLGVIAFDSAPWQVVELGPIKDKEEVLKKIRSITASGGTDIFTPLSQAYKQIEPLELKRKHIILLTDGQSATSLNYQQMIEEARKNGITLSTVAIGMGADGPLLEEMAKLGGGRFYQVQNNSNIPTILSRETALVTRTYIEDDPFYPKFAGGFGWRSYFENGVPKMNAYIATAPKNRAQQILTSDKGDPVLARWQYGLGKTVAWTSDLSGKWAGGWPKWKNWAPLWNDIVTWTFPQYEKQSYQVSKTIEGNEVMLDITAADNNPANVNVNLVSETGKKIDFNVQPKAPGEYQGTFKAKESGVYFLQITEQQNEKVVGSFKTGIVVPYSQEYTFTPTNERVIKKIAEAGGGQVIENLENVFSAEDMPPRYDRQDLFYPLLIMALLLFMVDVAVRRFRINFAFVNKISSNVKNNRSKVSGETEKRSAQLSQLKQASAAKKTDSQPKQKKRTVGNPPYPTDSRSSKEKTDRTEPAKRSKNSQTGDDKSREERLVRLLDAKKRRPK; encoded by the coding sequence GTGGCATTTCAAGTCGATAATCCCTTATGGTTTCTCGTGTTTATTCCAATGGCTGCTGTTATTTATTTATACTGGCGGTCTGATACTCCGCTGGGCGGTGGGAGAAAAATAGTGTTGACGGCACTAAGGACAATTATTTTTACGCTTATCATCCTTGCTTTGGCAGGGGTGCAATTACGTTGGCCAATTCAGCAGATGGCGACCGTTTTCGTTGTGGACTGGTCACACAGTATGGCAGATAATGAAGGGCTTATGTTGGAAAAAGTCAATAACGCAATTGATGATAAAGCTGCAGAAGACGAGGCAGGTATTGTGTCTACCGGTCGAGAAGCTGCAGTTGAAATTCCTTTATCTGAACAGACAGATGGTATTCAGGATTTCCAAACCGAAATAAACCGTTCCTACACGAACCTGGCGTCCGGATTACAGCTGGCTGGGAGTCTGTTTTCATCGGATGATAAGGGGCGGGTTGTCTTAATGACCGATGGCAATGAAAATATGGATGATGCAGTCAGACAGGCAAGCTATTTGAACAGACGGGGCTATATTGTGGATGTTTTACCTTTTTCATCGGTTTATAAGGACGATGTTGCTATTTCTTCTTTTGATGTACCGGAAAATATATATTTAGGTGAACAAGCAGCCATTTCCCTGAAGATAGACAGCACCATTGATACAACAAGCCAAGTTCGTATTACGATGGATGGCGAAACAATTATTGATCAATCTGTTGACCTGAATAAAGGGACGAATCAATTGTCCTTTAAGCCTTTAATTTCAACTGACGGATTTCATACGTTTAATGCAGAAATTGTCAGTGCCGAAGATCAGGTCATTGAAAACAATCAGTTATCAGCCTTTGCTGAAACAAAAGGTCTGCCGCACGTTCTCATTGTCGAAGGAAAAAATGGGGCAGCAGCCAACCTGGAAAAAGCGCTTGATGCTTCAGCAGTCCAAGTGGAAACTGTTCCACCTGAATTATTGCCTGGACAATTAAGCAGTTATTTGACCTATGACTCAATTATTTTCAGCAATGTGTCTGCACATATGACAACAAAAAAGCAAATGGAACTAATTGAACGGGCGGTAAAAGATTTTGGCGTTGGTTTTGTTATGACAGGCGGCAACCAATCGTTTGGTGTTGGCGGTTATTTTAAAACACCGATTGAGCGATTGCTGCCGGTTAATATGGACCTCAAGGGTAAAAAGGAACTGCCATCATTAGGGCTGTATATTGTACTTGATAAGTCAGGAAGTATGATGGGAAGTAAAATCTCCTTGGCGCGTGAAGCAGCTGCCCGGTCAGTTGAGCTTCTGCGGGAAAAAGATACACTTGGCGTTATTGCCTTTGATTCAGCGCCATGGCAGGTGGTTGAACTTGGGCCAATCAAAGATAAGGAAGAAGTGTTAAAGAAAATCCGGTCGATAACCGCAAGCGGCGGCACTGATATTTTCACACCATTATCCCAGGCTTACAAACAAATAGAGCCACTGGAATTAAAGCGGAAGCATATCATTCTGCTGACGGATGGCCAGTCGGCGACAAGCCTTAATTATCAGCAAATGATTGAAGAAGCACGTAAAAATGGTATCACGTTATCAACGGTAGCGATTGGAATGGGAGCGGATGGACCGTTGCTGGAAGAAATGGCGAAGTTGGGCGGCGGTCGTTTTTATCAAGTGCAAAATAACTCCAATATTCCAACCATTTTATCAAGAGAAACAGCTTTGGTTACCAGGACCTATATTGAAGATGATCCGTTTTATCCGAAATTTGCAGGTGGTTTTGGATGGAGATCTTATTTTGAAAATGGTGTCCCGAAGATGAATGCTTATATTGCTACTGCTCCAAAAAATCGGGCACAGCAGATTTTAACAAGTGACAAAGGTGATCCTGTTCTGGCCAGGTGGCAATATGGTCTGGGTAAAACCGTTGCCTGGACGTCGGATTTATCCGGAAAATGGGCAGGTGGTTGGCCAAAATGGAAAAATTGGGCACCGTTATGGAATGACATCGTTACCTGGACGTTTCCACAATATGAAAAGCAGTCTTATCAGGTATCAAAAACGATTGAGGGGAATGAAGTCATGCTGGATATAACGGCTGCCGACAATAATCCGGCTAACGTAAATGTCAATTTAGTAAGCGAAACAGGGAAAAAAATTGACTTCAACGTACAACCAAAAGCCCCGGGGGAGTATCAAGGAACCTTTAAGGCAAAGGAATCCGGTGTATACTTCCTGCAAATTACGGAACAGCAAAACGAAAAAGTTGTCGGCTCGTTCAAGACGGGAATTGTCGTTCCATATTCACAGGAATACACATTCACACCGACGAATGAGCGTGTCATCAAAAAAATTGCCGAAGCGGGCGGTGGACAGGTCATTGAAAATCTCGAAAATGTTTTTTCCGCAGAAGATATGCCTCCCCGTTACGATCGACAGGATTTGTTTTATCCGCTGTTGATCATGGCATTGCTCTTATTTATGGTAGATGTGGCAGTGCGACGATTCCGTATTAATTTTGCTTTTGTAAATAAAATCAGCTCCAATGTTAAAAACAATCGGAGTAAGGTGAGTGGCGAAACAGAAAAAAGGTCCGCACAGCTGAGTCAGCTAAAACAAGCATCTGCTGCGAAAAAAACTGATTCTCAACCGAAGCAAAAGAAACGAACCGTTGGAAACCCGCCGTACCCAACAGACAGTAGATCATCGAAAGAAAAAACGGATAGAACGGAGCCGGCTAAGCGGTCTAAGAATAGTCAGACTGGCGATGACAAAAGCAGGGAAGAAAGACTCGTCAGATTACTGGATGCCAAAAAACGACGTCCAAAATAA
- a CDS encoding DUF3889 domain-containing protein, which yields MMNWYGPHYRMPYYGYPQTYPVYSYRQQTIQGQATWTEGGPVTKCGIPWSANQYMTVAVSPDAPFKCGQTLKISNPAIPQREIIVTVVDEVPGYPPNRINLHRLAFTALGANPSQGMINVLINPAPELEEQEWGKYLLEVVQIGYPNYNILEYDKTGETQLAGNQVRETYEYVLESPQERVKVRGTVVYNAATDRIVSFNVREINE from the coding sequence ATGATGAATTGGTATGGTCCCCATTATAGAATGCCTTACTATGGATACCCGCAGACTTATCCGGTATATTCATATCGACAGCAAACCATTCAAGGTCAGGCTACATGGACGGAAGGTGGTCCGGTTACAAAATGCGGCATACCTTGGTCGGCGAACCAGTACATGACCGTTGCGGTAAGTCCGGATGCTCCGTTCAAATGTGGTCAAACATTGAAAATATCGAACCCGGCAATCCCACAACGTGAAATAATTGTAACGGTTGTTGATGAGGTGCCAGGTTATCCGCCAAATCGGATTAATTTGCACAGATTGGCATTTACCGCACTTGGCGCAAATCCGAGTCAGGGAATGATCAATGTGCTGATAAATCCTGCCCCTGAACTCGAAGAACAGGAATGGGGAAAATATCTGCTTGAAGTTGTCCAGATCGGGTATCCGAATTACAATATTCTGGAATACGATAAAACCGGTGAGACACAATTAGCCGGCAATCAAGTCAGAGAAACATATGAGTATGTCCTGGAATCACCACAGGAACGGGTGAAAGTCCGTGGTACTGTCGTCTATAATGCAGCCACTGACCGAATCGTGTCTTTTAATGTTCGGGAAATAAATGAATAA